A stretch of DNA from Lodderomyces elongisporus chromosome 4, complete sequence:
ATAAGCGAGGGCATCTATAGATAGGAATTGGATAACATTGAAACATGAAGCTGTACAACACCGAGAACAATCACTTTTAATGGACCATATAGGTCTGCcacaaattttgttttcctttatcGATTAATCTGGTATCTACCCACTTTTTAAGTCTGCATTTATAGTAATTTGTTGGTGCCTAATTTCTTTGGGACGATTTGAATAGTACCACGTCAACTCTatcgacaacaacaacaacaacaacaataacaactacaacaactacaacaactacaacaacaacaacaactgacATGAGAGATCTGTGCCTTGGTTGGATTTCGCATGTTTCAAGCTCATTCAGTTTTATCTCGGGGCTTAGCTGGGTATTTGCTCAACTACCGCAGATTGTGACCAATTATAAACTTAAATCGGCAGATGGTATCTCGCCatcttttttacttctttggtttcttgGAGATTTTTTGAGTTTCACTAGCTGTTTACTTAATGATGCCACACTCAACTTTCAGCTATATTTGagtattttctttctttgtaatGATATAACATTATGTTTTCAATATTATTACTATAACAGCGTTTACCCAAGGACAACTGCATTTGAAAGCTATACACCAGTTGACATTCTGCCACAACCAGTAGTAATTCACAAAGATCTGGATGAGCACGgtgaagaaagagagatacGCCAGCTTCACGAACAGCTGCTGTCCGATGAAAGTGCGCCAAGTAGCTACAATTCAACGGATGAAAATAAGTCGATAATGAAGAACCTTGCTGGTACGATTGCCGTCCACGCTGGCAGAGCAAATGCGTTTGCCAATGACGCAATGCTTGATAAGGCCCAACTGTATACGTTAAAGGATTCCGTGGGTCTAGCACTTGCATGGGGCTGCACAATTGTGTATTGTGCTTCCAGATGCCCCCAGCTTTATAAGAACTACAAACGGAAATCGGTTGATGGTATACTGCCGCTATTATTTGGTGCTGCTCTTTTGGGGAATTTAACATATACATTATCAATATTGACAAGTTGCTCCTTTATCTTTGGTGATGACCGAAGtgaatttttttacaaagaGTTGCCGTATATATTGGGAAGCTCGGGAACAATCTTGTTTGACTTGGCTTACTTTTACCAAAAGCGGTTGTACAATAATAGCAAGAAGCAGACTAATACTTTTAGATTACAGCCGTGGAGCGATATAGAAAGCAATAGTGCGTAATTAGTCTAAATCTAAAAGTTCCTTTGATATTAATGCCATCTGTAGAGTGAATcctagaaagaaaaaaaaaaattaacaaaaacaaaaaaaaaagaaattgtaTAATATCTATTGCAATTATTGGTGTGAAACTTTGAAATATCTATTCTTCGGTATATATGTTTCTGCGTAAATGGACTTTTAGGCTCTGTCCTTGGTATAAAATGTTAATGTGGGACTTTAGATCACCATTTTTTTGCGCGCTTCCAAAAACATTGCAAAAATCGGTACAATATTCTAAAttttccctctctcttcttttcttctttattttttttttttttttttcattttttccttATGGAAAATAGATTtgagaataaagaaagttaccaaaaccaaacttGAACGACATACGATAAACAAGAATGTTGCATTATATTGCAAATAAACATGGCGTTTGCTTTCGATGTATAGCAAAAGTGCGAAAAGGTTATACTTATGCAACACTTAGCCCGACCCAATCTAATGTGGGAGACAAAGTCtcctcattttctttttcaatgcCTCCCAAACAATTATCAAGCTTTGCCAATAGCACACTGCCGTTGGAACAATTAAAACGCTCTAAACAACCTAAACTCGAAGAGAAAATTAATCGAACAATGTTGAAGcatggaaagaaaaaggtgGCGCGAGGTGAACATTATTTAACTGTTTCTCAAGATACATATCCGCATCCATTTACAACCATGGGTAAGGAAGAGGTTCTGAGTTTGACGTATAAAGAATTATTATACCTAAACacatttcaatttcaatcaGTCGAAGAACGTAAAAAAGTATGCAACAGTTTGGCCAGCTTTATAGGTGACGAGCTTCTCGCTAATACGAAACTAGCGAGTCGTATATACACATCAGTACAAAAAGACGATATGAAACTTGAAATTACAAGCCAGCTACTAGATCGTTTTGCCAAAGATAGCTTCTCGACTTCAATTATTCAATTTATGGCACAGTCTACTCACAGTGATACAAGAGaattattttgcaaaaatatTAAAGCTATCGTGGAAGAGAAGAGTACAGTACTATCCAACACCGATGCAAAATCAAGATATTTGATgtcctatttatataaacttgCACAGACCCAAGTCATCAACGAAAAAACTATCTATATTGGGAATGATTTGTTTTCGAAAATTCTTCAGCTAGTTCCATCGAGTCAATATGGTGATTTGTATTCATATATGGTGCACATTAATGTGCGACCCCAGAACTCAGAACTCATTGATAAACTTCGTAAAATCTTGCTTAAAGGCACGGAAAGATCCAGATTTATAGCTAGGACCGGGTTTCTTCACCCCGTGTGGCATGACTTGAATAAAACCTCATTTAGTGAATTGCACTCTGCACGTGTGATTGAACATTTTGATATGAAGGAATTCCTTCGAAACACGTTTAGTTTTGTCAACAGGAAAGAGCACACATTGTCAATTTGGTCATTGAAATGTATGGAAGccaagtttgaaaaattgtgtGCAGCCGAAACTTCCAATCGTATGATGCGCCAACACCTTTCCTATATGCTTGTAACTGCTTTCCATGTGGTAACTGAGCTTAAAGATGTGAAAAGTGGGTTGCCGATTTTGCAGTATATGACTACCAACAATATTGGGGTAACGTTTAGTCGATACCATACCATTTTGAGAAAATTAAGAAGATCACTGTTATACGACGAGTTTTCAACAGTATTGAATGGTATGGATCTAAAACTGCTCACTCGCGAGGAGAAACTAATTGTTGCTGAGGAGATTTTGAGGTTAATCAAGCGCAGGTATCCTACTTCGCCAAAAGTCTTACTTGGATACGTTGGTGCAATGTTTGGCAAATGTGAATCTGGAACAACATTGGATGTTTTGAATGAAATGGGGTTGCTTAGTTGGCCATACGAAAAAACGCATTATTCGAAAATTTCTTCGACTAATGTGGTTGAATTGGCCAATGTGGATGAAGCTTTAGGAGGGCTCGACTTGAATTGTACAACATTAGGTCATTTATACGAAGTTGTTTTTAGATCATTGAAGGAGCACACTGGATACCAATTGGATGCATCCATCTTGATGAAATACTATcttttatttgaaaaatgtcTCACGAATCACCCACAAATAAATTTTTCTGACCGCCCAATCACCGTATTTATTGACCACCTTATACGCGCACAAGACCCATTATCGGAACTGTATAAAATTTCTAAACTAAACTACAATTGCGTGAAGCGGGTATTTGAATTTTATTCCAACTTCAGCATCAACCTCAAATCAGAACATATTGACTGCcgaaattttgaaaaattgatcGAAACTGCCATTTTTCAGTTTTCCGATTTGtcatttgcaacaaaagTGATTCAATACCTGTCGCTGAAGGGCAAATTGAGCTTCAAACAAATTTATCCCTTTGTTAGTTACTATTTCGAAAATGGCAACATGGAGGAGACAAAGAAATGGTTTCAAATACTAAATGATGGAGGATATAGTGCCACATCTAGACACATTAAGAGTTTGATCCATATAAGCCAATCATTGGGCACAGAAAGTGTGTTTGGACAACATTATAAGTCTCTgcatttttccaaaaagcGCGCCAATCGAAGGCTTTTGGAAACATTTGAGTTACAATCCGTACCTGTATCATTTGCAGAGGAGCCGGATATagaatgaaacaaaaaaggcAGTAAGGAATATGAAGAAAACCATTTTGAATGGACTCTCTATAGCGCCAATAGTTGAAGAGTTACATGTGTATAATTTTATGTTTCTCGTGACTGCAATatgcttttattttttttatgttttttttatctttatttttttttttttttgattttgtgaAACTTTTTTTGCGCTCTCTCATCCCGCCATACTATTCTTCCTTTGTTTACATTTACAATGTTTTAAGTATGATTATCGCTATAGTCTCTTTTCgcactttttctttcctcctTCTCTAGAATATCTAATTTcataacaaacaaaacgaaAGGAACGAAAACTAATATATTACATTTGCCTAAACCTTGAAATTCACTTTATCATCAGCTTAAAGTTAGTTTAGGATTGCTTTATCATTGATTGCAATTAGGGTTGATAACAACTCTTGAAATTAACCTACCTTATCCACTATCACATGGAACTGAATCTTCACAACCACATATCCTTTATTCAAAGTGCAATTaaaccaacaaccacaGCAGGCTTAGACACATTTACCAAATCACAAATGGAGTTTGAGCACTCACTACATAGCACACCAAAGCAATCAGTTTCTGATATtgacaacaacatcaaaacGAAGAGCAGCAGGAACCATTATGAACTGCGACATACACCAATCAAACAACACGACCCATCATCCTTTCAAAAGCAGGCTCTGCTGCCGACATTTATATCGGAACATGAAATGCCAACCGATGATGACTTGATGCACAATTTGGGTGCTATTGAAAGCAATGTCAGTGAAGCTTTGAACGAGTTGAGCTCCACATATAAGACCATTGGCTACTCTTCTCGCGAGATTGCCTCGAAAAAGACAGAAATATTTACTGCGATACATACCACAATCAATAATTTTGCCGAGAGCTTGCAACGAGAACAAACcacaattgaaaatgaatgtGAATGGCTACGGCAGCAAATATTGATAATATTGGCTATGATAAATGATCAAAAAGGTGATAAATCGCTAAACTTACTACAAAGGGGACTTGTGTTTGCCAATGAAGAACAATACTCCGATGGATACAAGCAAGACATTTTAACAAAATTATCCAAttcaaattattttttaccTGTTtcaaaggaagagaaaggaCATGATGATGGACAAGAGTTGACTATTGAACAGCAGTATGACTACATGACTCAGAATATACCCAAATTGACCTTGATTGAACAACGTTCCCAATTAAATGACGTATTTATTGCCGTATTGAAATTATTTGTAGCAAAATTCAAGAAGTTCAATGCTTTAAATATGGAGTATGCAAATTATACCGATATTATGGGCGATGGTGAGTTGGAACTTATGGGAGATATGCACGACTCAATACCGTCTAAAAGAGATGCCGAAATGCACTATTCGGTAATTACTGAGTTTGAAGAGCAAGTGAAAATTGCTATGCCCGCTAAAAGTGCTACTGGACCCAGTTCTGCaaatctttttattttagcGAGCCCTCATAAATCTCATCATctccaacaacatcaacaacaacaacaacaacaatctcTGGCACATGAGGATAGCTTGGAGATTGATAATTCACGTATTGACCGACTAAGAGAGCTAAACTACCAATTGGTGCGCATCATTAGAAGCTTGAAGATAACTAAAATCTCAAATGAACTTATGCTAAATTTAAAGGAACATACTGAGACTATAAGAGAACTTATTGAGCAACGCAAAGCTTTGATGCAAAGTCTAGCACAAACATCACTCGATTGTCTCAACTTACTACAATTGTCTGATGATCAGTTTGTTGGTCTTCAAAAATCTCACATTTCGTCACCACTACCTTCTCATTTACCAATTACTGTACAAGGTCTTCGATCAATAACCAAGAATCCACAATCTTATGGCATGCATACTGACCAAGTCCGGTACTTGGAGAAAATCGAAgattttttgaaagaaaagttagATCACAGACAGAAGCAATGGACGATGTATTCTGAAAAGTGCTCAAGGTTGTGGGAGAAGTTGGGTGAAACCCAGGAATATATTGATGAATTCATACAGAGAAATAATTCTCTATCTGAATATGCTATGCGTAACTTTGCACTAGAGCTTAATAGATTGATGATCCAAAGGTCAGAGTACATTGAAACTTTTATCACCGATGcacgaaaagaaattgatcaacTTTGGGACAAAATGTTTTATTCACAAGAGATGCGCATggaatttcaattttattcATATGATGCTGATTTAGATGATACAGATAAGGAAACAGTACTCAACTGtcatgaagaagaaatcgTGAAGCTTAAACAAGAATATGATAGTAAGGCGTCGGTTTTTAAGCTTTACAACGAGTTGGGTGATTTGATCAAAGATCAGAAATTCTTACAGGAAAGTTCGAAAAATAGTTCAAGACTATTGGACAAGAACTCGTGTAAGATTTTGCTCAATGAGGAGAAATTGcggaaaaaaattaacaaaaacATGCCCACAGTCATTGCATCCTTGAAACAAGCTATAAGTTCGTACAATCGTTCAGCATCGCTCAATGGAAGCAAACCGTTGATGATGAACGGAAAGGATTTCTTTGAAGAGATTTTACTTATTGAATCAGAGCAGCAAAGGTCGGGTGTACGGATGCGACCAAGAACATCGGCATCACCTCAAAAACGAGTAAGTTCTGCTCGTAATTCACCGGAAAAGCGCAACAATTCAAATCAATTTAGAGTACCTTCAAATACAAGATTAAGAATCAACAAATCACCGGTTTACTCAAGACCGCCTTCATATAGTCAAACTAAACTTCAAAATCTTAATCAAaaccagaaccagaaccagaaccaaaaccaaaaccaacgCCGAAGTCCAAGCAATGACAAAAATCATATTTCAATTCtgaatcaaaatcaaaatcaaaatcaaaatcaatctACAACTCAAAGCCGTGCATCTTCAGGAGCAACTACTAGGCATTTCAGCAACCCATTGAAAAACCTGATAAtcaattcttcttcaataacTATGCTGCTTAGTCCTGAAAAGAGTAGCAGGTCAAATTCACAATTTGGCTCGCCGCCTATCAAGGACATTGGACAACCTTTACGGTCGCCTTTAAAAATAAGAGACCTTAACAGCAAACCTCCAGGTTTAAAGCCTGATTACTCGCCTGGTTTGAAATCCGAAACCACGTTGCATTTCCAACCCACCACTATTCAATCTCATTTTTTTGAGCAGAATCAATCTAATGTTACGAGCAGCAACGTGAACGACTCATCGACACTCATAGGCGACGACTACAATAATTGGCGAGAGGAAAAAATCCGTGAACTTCGAGAAATGTAAACATGCTCAATGATGTATAATTAGCCATTTTCGTATcggaatgaaaaaaataaaatgagaaaaaatCTTATTGGCATGGCATCTTTATAATTAGTAATTAAATAGGACATTttatgatgataatgaccCCGTTGAATTGTTTGgctatatttttttaaactgattgttttttgctGACAGCTACACAGAATAGCGCtggaaccaaaaaaacaatttacaAGTCGAGATCTTTTATTCCCTTTTCGACTTTTATTCGGAGTGTTTCCTTCGCTCCATGGTAGTTGTCTTTGTTAATTTCACCACTCTTGTTGTCTATATAGCCATCATTATCGTCGTCATCgccatcatcatcctcatcctcatcctcatcctcatcctcatcctcatcctcatcctcatcctcatcatcctcatcatcctcatcatcatcctcatcctcatcctcatcatcatcatcatctacAATAGCAGAATTCTTATCCTTTTTCAAGCCCgtcttttcatcatcaatgcATCTTtcatcgtcttcttcttcttcttcatcatcatcatcatcgtcttcCTCCTCGGGGTATCCACCCAATTTCATAACAATTCGATTAACAACCTCATTCCAATCCATCATTCCCCCCATTCCTATATCACCATAGCTTCCAAACACCTTTTCCAGCGGCTTTAAAACTTCTATCCAGGGCATTTCTTCTGCAATTAATCTCAATTGTCTTTTTGTGGTAATTGCATTATAGGAATAGCTTCCCATGGCAGGGGCTAGTAGAATAGGATACGAAGTGTTCCAGGCACGTATAACATTTGTCAACAAATTGTCGCACAACCCAGTAGAGATTTTCGACAAAGTATTGGCAGTAAGTGGACAAATCACTAGGATATCTGCCCAGCGGCGTAGTTCAATATGCAAAACAGGATCCAGCCTAGCTTTCCATGTTGTCCATTCATCAGAGTCTCTCCATATCCTAACTCCcttattttccaaaacgTTTAAACTTtcttggaaaagaaaattctCACTCGATTTCGTCATTATTAATTGAATTGTAATTTTGTCCTGTGTATAAATTTCGAATAGTTTGCTAATGATTAACTTGATCTTTCCGGTAGATAAAGCGCCACAAACGCCTAATAAGACGTGAATCTTCCCATCGTCCTGGGGTAATCGAGGATCAATGTTTGCATTCTGTTCTGCATTTTGATTGGCATTACTTGGTTGTTTATTTGTAGAAGTTGGATCTACGGCAGTTGCAGATGCCGGAGGCGCTAATAAATGTGAAGCTGTTCCAGCGGTAGCAGTCGTCGTTGATGAAGGAATGCCATTTACTCCTTCTTTTATGCTTTCTTGGCTTTTACTTCCATCTCTAGAAAACACCAAAGAATGTGCATTAATACCGGAGCTTGACCCAGATCCACTTCTCGATCTGTTTCCTAGCTTGTTTGGCCTCAAAGTTTCATCTACAAAGAAGTGAGCATGAACAGAAGGTGATTTGTGATGTTGTGGTTCTGCAGGAGGATTAACAGTATAGTCTATACTAGAAGTTGAGttattctttgttgtaGCTGTTGCCAACAAGGATGACGGGGGTTTTTCCAAgctgtttaatttttgaatTAACGAATCTGAATTTAATCTATCTTTCAAATAAGCACCTCCCGCCATCACCACATCTTTCCTATTCGCATCAACCAGTGGTGCACCCTCATTCGAAAATGTTGACAATGGCAACAGCTGAGCCGAAGCATTTGCCGATGATTTCCCGGGATGATTAGTCGATGAAGAAGTTTGTGGGGTGGTATTTTTCGCTAGAATTGATGGTGGCATCTCTGCGTCATCTGACTTTGCCTGCAACTGcaatttcttctccttcaaaGCAACCTCGGAAGTCATATCTTCGATGAGCAAATACTAGAATTGATTAGATTTTGATTGATACTATACTCTATCAAGATGAAAATTCGTTGTGGATTAAGTAGTGAATTTTTGCTGCTGAATAAAATTAAGGATAGTTAGCTTCGAGGTAGCCTCGCAATTCTCTGATTTGGTTGCTTAATTTTTGAGCTgacaaaagttttttttttaatttttttatttaatttttttattttatttattttatttttatagcttctaagtaaaaaaaaaaaaagatgtaatataaatgtatatatgtttttataagagcaagaaaacaaaagaggaagaaaagtttttatttttttaaaaaaaaaaaagaacacaaAGATCAAGATTACAGACTAtggtggggggggggggggggggggccACAATTTTTGCCTGAACTTATCAAAATGGAGTGCACTATCATTTTCGTCAAGGCAACAATTATACAAGCAAAAAAGTGATGTAGAAGTACACttatgaaacaaaaatataacAAGAAAGCTGGGAAGGGAAAGGGGTAGAGGGACTGAAGAGTTaagaaagtgaaagtgaaaatgGAAGTGAAAGTGGaagtgaaagtgaaagagaaagagaaagagaaagagaaagagaaagagaaagagaaagaagatgtATGTGAATAATTGAATGAGAAACGCGAATAAACTAAGACTAGTGTTGGATTTTAATAAGACTTGTAGAGAGAatggggaaaaaaaaatcaaaaaagataatTAATTAAATCTACTCCATGTTCTATTTGCTAAAGACTGTTTCATTCTTGGCTCCATTTGTGTTTTGTATTTCTACAATGCTCTAGTATACAAGCTATCTATAACCTCGTTGGTTGCTGGGATTTGTCATGGTCTAAAGACAAGTCTTGGAATAATTCGTGGGCACGGTCAGCCTCATTTAAACTTTGCTCCAATTTTTCGGAACCTTCAGGGGCCATTGGTGGTGGACTGTAATTCTCCTCTTCGAAATTGGACGACAGCGCAGGCTGTGCTACTGCTATAGGTTGCTTAAAATTCTTCATTGGGTACAGAGTAGGAGGAGCTGGGTAAGCATGATGCGGAAGGAGAGCTGGCGGAGGTTGGTATGTAGCATATGCTATACCAGAAGCAGATGGATGATAAAAGAATGGAATCGGATAGTATCCGGGACCATTGAATGAATTTGTATTCGCTGGTGTTGCAAATTGTGTTGCTTGGAAAGGAACTTGGGATTGGGGTATAAAGGGCTGTGGAACTTGAGACCCCTGTGAAGCTAGTGCATTTTGTGCACCTTGTGAAGTCTGTGGCATTTGAGGGCTTTGAGAAATCTGATAGTTTTGCGGTATACTTTTTGGATGTGTTCTTGGCCCCCTACCataatatattttttgttgtaaGGAATTTCGCTCAAATGCTAGATTGCTTAATAATGAAGAGTTTGAGGGAtgtggttgttgtagttgctgctgttgttgttgctgttgttgttgttgttgctgctgttgctgctgcagttgttgccgttgttgttgttgttgagcaTAAATAGAAGGTGAAACTTGCGGCATATATTCATTTGCAAACATTTGTGGAGCATTTGTCACCAAAGGAGCATGGTTATATGGTCCTTGAGGTGCAAGTGGCATAATGTTTCGAGACCCACTGATTGTGGATTGAAAACCCAGTGCATTAGATACAGGTACCGGTAGTGAATGTGGTTGTAGTGACAAATGTGCTGGTTTGATTTGCTGAAGAGCGTAGTTGCTGTAATGGGGAAACCTATCATATCGAACAGTGAGTTGTCGGCCTTCAAATTCAACATTGTCAAAGTActtgattattttttctgACGAATGTTGATCTTTCGTGGTTACAATTGCAAACCCTCGACTCTTTGTGAGGATCTGTGGCCCCATATGTCGGTACATGAGGAAACTACCATCCACAGAGACTTGTTGAATAGGAATCTCTACTCGTAATATCGAGATTGAGTTACCAGGTTCGATTTCGCTAGCTCTTTCCGAAAGAAACTTTTTCAACGAAGCCCAATTTGACGTATATGGCACATTCCCTATAAATAATCTTGTTGGGTTCACATTTATTAATTGTTCTGGATTCTTACCCTCTCCAACCTCTACCTGAATAGTATCAGGAGTTGCTTCGTGCAGTTGCTTACCTTTATGGTTAGATTGAAACTGTAAAGACTCCAGATGCGATTGTTCAGGTTGTGTTGCTTCTAATTCCGTTTCCGTTTTCAGTTCCGTTTTCGTTTCCGTTTTCAGTTCCTTAGCTCCAACATCTCTTGAAAATTGTCTATTCTGAACCATGTTCATTATAAAAGAAGGAACAGGCTGTTTCTGGGATAGCAGGTCATGCGTGCCTAAACTCGACGCACTTGAGCCTCGCGCATTTGAACGATGTGAAAACACCGAGTCAGCACGGCTACTGGCAAGCGAAGTATTTGATCTCCGGGATCTTACCCCTAATGCGTGTgataatgaagatgaagttgaagatgaagttgaagatgaagttgTGGAAGAGAAGTTGCGCTGAGCAAAACCGCTCTCCGTGTGCGATATACCTCTTTGTGGAGTTTGTGCCGGGACAAACGATTTGTTAAACTGCAAAGTATGATTTGCCAGTTGTCTCCTTCCATTTATCGacttttcttcaattccGTTCTCCATTTCCAACGCCAACTTTTGGCCCTTATAAAAAGATTGGTCGAGTTTTTCAATTAGAATGTTGCAAAGTCTTAAATTTTCCACTTTGACCACAGCCCACCAGGGTTCATTTTTGCTCAATTTAACAATTTTGAACGTTGAGTTGTCAATATGACTTTGTAAAAAATCATTGAGAACCACTTCGCTGACACCATTTGCAATGTTTGCAATTCTAATCATATACGGTTTTGGTGTAATTCTGGAGTTACCAGGTGATAACGAGCTTGTATGTTTATCCAATAGTCGTGAACTCGATGGCTTGGCATTTTGGAGTTGTATGGCCGCATCTTCATCGTAATCGTCTCCagtttcctcttttccaaCTCCTTTCTCGGTTTTTTGCTCAATTCCTTCCTCAGTATCTGCTCCGGTTTCTTCTCTTACCTCACCTCTTTTCTCTACCAGAAAGTTTGAACTTTTATACATGTCACTggtttttgtgttttgttgCTCGTTGGAAAGCTCTACTTTGCCGTCCAATTTGTTTCCCAAGCTCGCGCTCAATTCAGGGTTCTCTTCTGTTTGTGGCTCTCCCATGCTGCTTTTGATTAGCGCGGCTGGAACTTCTTTACGTTATTGAGCAGTTAAAGCACTATTTTGAACTAATatgaaaggaagaaaaagaaaataaaacagaTGAATAGGTTTAGTGGTGTATAACTCAATGTCTTCAACAAATGTAGTATGTGCTTTTTTTCACTTAGTggaatattctttttttttttttgattattttttgaattttttttttctcttttatttttatttttctttttttttttctacttttcaattgttaTTGTAGATGTCAATGCGTGACTAAGTTATTGAGTGATTGTAGAAGACAAAATGAGAGTTTAATGGATCAAATCGGTAAATTCAGCATAAACAGAATATTCTTTCATATAAGTTGAGATGATAGAGGAGGAGGGAAAAGAAGCTCTGGTGAATGGTagtctcttctcttctgttcctttttttttactttttctttcttctaaCCAACGTCTGTTGATGTAAAGTTGGTTCAatgtgtttattttttagtttttaaATTTCTTATCAAGTCCTTGATTTTTTCCTATTCTACTTCCACTTCCCTTTTCCCTATTATTGTTTTAGTTGATTCTTTGAAAAGGATGGCAGCAGAATGGAAGTATTAGAGTAGAAGAAAGCTAGGTGATTGGTTTTGAAAATaggaatgaaaaaatgaaaaaaaaaacgaaaagtTCAACATtctttagaaaaaaaaagggggcaATACAAAGTCCATCGACCCTAAATCTATAATAAACCATACAAATACTCTCTTTAGGGAAATCTTCTGGAATGCAATTATGTGCATCTGCATTTTTCCATCACTTAACCAAAAACAGCTGGAAATTGCTATGTAATGTGTCTTGTAAATTGGTTTTCTTTGAGAAATGGAGCATGAGCaacgaaaaccaaaatcaaaggggaaaaaaaataaaaaagaaa
This window harbors:
- the ASE1 gene encoding Microtubule bundling protein (BUSCO:EOG092628LW); this encodes MESNLHNHISFIQSAIKPTTTAGLDTFTKSQMEFEHSLHSTPKQSVSDIDNNIKTKSSRNHYESRHTPIKQHDPSSFQKQASSPTFISEHEMPTDDDLMHNLGAIESNVSEALNELSSTYKTIGYSSREIASKKTEIFTAIHTTINNFAESLQREQTTIENECEWLRQQILIILAMINDQKGDKSLNLLQRGLVFANEEQYSDGYKQDILTKLSNSNYFLPVSKEEKGHDDGQELTIEQQYDYMTQNIPKLTLIEQRSQLNDVFIAVLKLFVAKFKKFNALNMEYANYTDIMGDGELELMGDMHDSIPSKRDAEMHYSVITEFEEQVKIAMPAKSATGPSSANLFILASPHKSHHLQQHQQQQQQQSSAHEDSLEIDNSRIDRLRELNYQLVRIIRSLKITKISNELMLNLKEHTETIRELIEQRKALMQSLAQTSLDCLNLLQLSDDQFVGLQKSHISSPLPSHLPITVQGLRSITKNPQSYGMHTDQVRYLEKIEDFLKEKLDHRQKQWTMYSEKCSRLWEKLGETQEYIDEFIQRNNSLSEYAMRNFALELNRLMIQRSEYIETFITDARKEIDQLWDKMFYSQEMRMEFQFYSYDADLDDTDKETVLNCHEEEIVKLKQEYDSKASVFKLYNELGDLIKDQKFLQESSKNSSRLLDKNSCKILLNEEKLRKKINKNMPTVIASLKQAISSYNRSASLNGSKPLMMNGKDFFEEILLIESEQQRSGVRMRPRTSASPQKRVSSARNSPEKRNNSNQFRVPSNTRLRINKSPVYSRPPSYSQTKLQNLNQNQNQNQNQNQNQRRSPSNDKNHISISNQNQNQNQNQSTTQSRASSGATTRHFSNPLKNSIINSSSITMSLSPEKSSRSNSQFGSPPIKDIGQPLRSPLKIRDLNSKPPGLKPDYSPGLKSETTLHFQPTTIQSHFFEQNQSNVTSSNVNDSSTLIGDDYNNWREEKIRELREM
- the SIS2 gene encoding Protein phosphatase 1 negative regulatory subunit; amino-acid sequence: MTSEVALKEKKLQLQAKSDDAEMPPSILAKNTTPQTSSSTNHPGKSSANASAQSLPLSTFSNEGAPSVDANRKDVVMAGGAYLKDRLNSDSLIQKLNSLEKPPSSLLATATTKNNSTSSIDYTVNPPAEPQHHKSPSVHAHFFVDETLRPNKLGNRSRSGSGSSSGINAHSLVFSRDGSKSQESIKEGVNGIPSSTTTATAGTASHLLAPPASATAVDPTSTNKQPSNANQNAEQNANIDPRLPQDDGKIHVLLGVCGALSTGKIKLIISKLFEIYTQDKITIQLIMTKSSENFLFQESLNVLENKGVRIWRDSDEWTTWKARSDPVLHIELRRWADILVICPLTANTLSKISTGLCDNLLTNVIRAWNTSYPILLAPAMGSYSYNAITTKRQLRLIAEEMPWIEVLKPSEKVFGSYGDIGMGGMMDWNEVVNRIVMKLGGYPEEEDDDDDDEEEEEDDERCIDDEKTGLKKDKNSAIVDDDDDEDEDEDDDEDDEDDEDEDEDEDEDEDEDEDEDDDGDDDDNDGYIDNKSGEINKDNYHGAKETLRIKVEKGIKDLDL